The Grimontia kaedaensis genome has a window encoding:
- the tnaA gene encoding tryptophanase: MENFKHLPEPFRIRVIEPVKRTTRAYREEAILKAGMNPFLLDSEDVFIDLLTDSGTGAITQEMQAAMLRGDEAYSGSRSYYALSNAVKDIFGYDLTIPTHQGRGAEQIYIPVLIKKREQEKGLDRSKMVALSNYFFDTTQGHTQVNCCVAKNVYTKDAFDTSVTADFKGNFDLQKLEAAILDAGAANVPYIVSTITCNSAGGQPVSIANLKSVYEIAKRYDIPVIMDSARFAENAYFVQQREPGFKDWTIAEITREAYKYADGLAMSAKKDAMVQMGGLLCFKDDSFMDVYQECRTLCVVQEGFPTYGGLEGGAMERLAVGLYDGMRQEWLEYRIKQVQYLVDGLEAIGIVCQQAGGHAAFVDAGKLLPHIPSDQFPAHALACELYRVAGIRAVEIGSLLLGRDPATGKQHPCPAELLRLTIPRATYTQSHMDFIIEAFGEVKKNAHNVKGLDFTYEPSVLRHFTARLKELEPAEVKKHNAAELETTL; this comes from the coding sequence ATGGAAAACTTCAAACATCTCCCAGAACCATTCCGTATTCGTGTGATCGAGCCTGTAAAGCGTACTACCCGTGCATACCGTGAAGAAGCCATTTTAAAAGCGGGTATGAATCCTTTCCTATTGGACAGCGAAGACGTATTTATCGACCTGCTGACAGACAGTGGTACAGGCGCGATTACCCAGGAGATGCAGGCTGCCATGCTGCGCGGTGATGAAGCCTACAGCGGCAGCCGTAGCTATTACGCGCTGTCGAATGCGGTGAAAGACATTTTCGGTTATGACCTGACCATTCCAACCCACCAAGGACGTGGCGCTGAGCAGATTTACATCCCTGTCTTGATCAAAAAGCGCGAGCAGGAGAAAGGTTTGGATCGCAGCAAAATGGTAGCACTATCAAACTATTTCTTCGACACCACACAAGGTCATACGCAGGTAAATTGTTGTGTGGCAAAGAACGTCTACACCAAAGATGCGTTTGATACCTCTGTCACCGCTGATTTTAAAGGCAACTTTGATCTGCAAAAACTGGAAGCGGCGATCCTCGACGCTGGCGCAGCCAACGTGCCATACATTGTGAGCACCATTACTTGTAACTCCGCGGGCGGTCAGCCCGTGTCTATCGCCAACTTGAAGTCAGTGTATGAGATTGCAAAGCGCTATGACATTCCAGTCATCATGGACTCTGCACGCTTTGCTGAAAACGCCTATTTCGTGCAGCAGCGTGAACCAGGATTCAAAGACTGGACGATCGCCGAAATCACTCGTGAAGCCTACAAATATGCTGATGGTTTGGCGATGTCAGCGAAGAAAGATGCCATGGTACAAATGGGTGGACTACTGTGTTTCAAAGACGACTCCTTCATGGACGTATATCAGGAATGTCGCACCCTTTGTGTCGTGCAGGAAGGCTTCCCGACCTATGGCGGTTTGGAAGGTGGTGCGATGGAGCGCTTGGCCGTGGGCCTTTATGACGGTATGCGTCAAGAATGGCTGGAATACCGCATCAAGCAGGTTCAATATCTCGTTGATGGCTTGGAAGCGATTGGCATTGTTTGCCAGCAGGCTGGCGGTCACGCAGCGTTTGTAGATGCTGGCAAACTGCTACCACACATCCCTTCTGACCAATTCCCGGCACATGCGTTGGCATGTGAGCTATACAGAGTTGCAGGTATCCGGGCAGTGGAAATCGGTTCACTGCTTCTGGGTCGAGACCCTGCCACTGGCAAACAACACCCATGTCCGGCTGAGTTGCTTCGTTTAACCATTCCGCGTGCCACTTATACCCAATCACACATGGACTTCATCATTGAAGCGTTCGGTGAAGTGAAAAAAAATGCGCACAATGTGAAAGGACTCGACTTTACATACGAGCCTTCCGTCCTCCGTCACTTTACGGCAAGACTCAAAGAATTGGAGCCAGCGGAAGTAAAAAAGCACAACGCTGCTGAGCTGGAAACCACATTGTAG